TAAAAGCAAAAAAGAGTTGTTTGACGAAATCATCAAGAAGGAGTTTTTCAGCCTTATAAAGAGGCAGGCCTCCCTCTTGAAAATGAACAACGTTATAGATTTTTATACCAAGTTTGTATATGATTTGAATGCCCTGAGCAGTTATGACAAACAGGTTTATCGGCTCGGGATAAAGGTTTATTTATCCTTTGACGGCGATGAAGAATTGATGGGGATTATGGACGAGTGGGAAAAGACCATACTTCCCCGTCACTGTCAGTTCTTGCGACCTTATCTGAAGAATGCCGACAACGGTATTGCGGTTGTACGCACTTTAGTCCATTTGCTGGAAACAATGATTGAAAATATAGTCGTGAAAAACAGATATTTGCCTGAAGAAGAAATCCGGGAAGAAATTGCCATTGTCCTGCGCGGGAGCGTATGAGTGTTCTTTGCCGAACAAAAAAACCGCTAAAATAACCGGCGCTTGAAAATGCCGGAATAATATTATCAAAGGAGCGATAATGATGGATATTGAAAAAAGGCTGGCTATGCTGCAATATACGTACGCAGCATCCATTGCGGAGACGGTCAACACGTACGACAAGCTAAAAGTGCTCGATACGATTGTTAAGGAGAGGAAAGAAAGACAGGCGCAGACCGCACCCTATCTGAATCAGCAATTAGGCATTGAAAGCGTCGAGGATGTTTTTTGCAAGCTGTCGGAAATCTATGGGTGCGCGAACTGGTCCGTGGAGAAAACTACGGACGGCTACATAGCCACAACGACTTCGTGCAAGCTCTGTGCGCTGTCAAAGAAGATGGGAGGAGCTAACCCTTGCAACGGATGGTGTCTTGACCCCATGATCGCCATGCTGTCTGCCGCAATGAAAATCGATGCTCAGAACATTTCCGTTGAAAGCACTTTAATGACCGATGATCTCTGCAAGATCGTTATTGTATTACCAAAATAAAACCACAAAAAAGAACAAAGTAATGCAGAAGGTGGTATAATTATGGATAACGTAAGCGTTGTTTACGCAACCAAAACGCAACACTCAAAAAAACTGGCAGAGGCAATCGGAAAAGAGTTTGGTGTTGACGCGATAAACGTCACACTGCATCCTCAGCCAAAAGCATCCGGGCTGCTCTTCCTTGTTGGGGGTATTTATGCAGGCAAATGCAATCCTGATCTTATATCTTATGCCGAAAAGCTTGACGCTTCCGTTACCAGCAAGGTGATAGTAGTGACGAGCAGTGCATCAGCCAGCAATCGTAGTCAAAAAGATATTCGCGCACTTCTTGCCAGAAAGGGTATCGAAGTTGTCGATGAGATTACCTGTCCCGGAGGATTCTTGTTAATCAAATTCAATCATCCGAATAAGAAGGATATCCTAGCCGTTGTAGAAGCTGCAAAGGATATATCGAGAAAAGCAACAATAAGCGCCGAACATGAAGTGGAAAAGTAGGGAGCATATTACGTTCAGCCCAAGAGATGCTATACAATTGAGCTCGCAATTTCATGAAGGCATGGAAAGACACTATCCGAACTCCGATAATCCGATATAATGAATGGTGTCAACGACATTCAAAAAGGAGTTGTGCCCTAATGGTCCAAGGAAAGAATAGCATAAGATACAAAAAGAGGGCAAAAAACCATGAATAACAAAAATGTAAGCAATTCATTTCAGGTGTTTTTGAAAGAAGCGCCAGAGCATTCAAAAGCATGGATGGAGGCAGTGCAAAAGCTTGACACGGCTTGCAGCCTTGATGAAAAAACGGAGGAAATAGCATATATCGCAGTGCTTGCAGCTGTGGAATTGGAAAGCGGTATTCCGTTTCATGTTAAGAGGGCAAAAGAATTGGGCGCTTCAAGGGAAGACATCAAAAGTGCAGTTCTTCTCGGATTACCCGCAGGTGGAAACAAGGTCATCAAAGCACTTTCGATTGCTTTGAACGCTTTTGATGAGGTGTGACCATGGGTAGATTGAGCGACCTGCCGAATATTGGTAAGGTAATGGAAAAACGCCTGGTCAAGGCAGGAATAAATGACGCCGAAGCTTTGAGGCAAGCCGGCAGCAAAGAGGCATTTATCAAGCTGCGTTTGCTTGAAGGAGATACATGTTTTAACTCACTCTGTGCGCTTGAAGGCGCCATCCAAGGTATAAGGTGGCATTATTTGGACTGCGAAACAAAAGCAGAATTGAAAAGGTTTTTTGACTTATTCCAATAATATGATTATAAAGTTCATGCCGCTTACTCTGCCCCGCAGTGCATTTTGCTCCTGCGTTCGGTTATTCAGGGAACCTGAACCGGGCGGCCGTTTTCCACAAGCTGGCCTTTTGCGATATATTCCGCAAGGCGCGTTTCCCCGTTTTCCGTTGCGTATACATTTTTAAATTTGACAGGCAGCCCTACGGAAGCGAAAAAGCATTTCCCGTCATTTAATTGAAAATGCACATGGGGTTCACTTGTGTTCCCCGAGTTGCCGCATTTGGCGATCACCTGCCCCCGGACAACCTTCTGGCCCAAGGTAACGGTTATGCTGTTCGGCATAAGGTGGGCGATGGTGCTGAACTCTTTTTCATTATGTTTGAGCGTAATAAAGTTTCCGCGAATATCTTTCGCCCTGCATTCTATCCTGCTGTCGCCATATACCCTGCTTTCCGGATGCCCGTCGGCCATACTTACAACTTCGCCGTCGGCAGGTGCCAAAATTTCTTTCCCGTAGCAGTAATAATCCTGCAATCGCTTACCATTGCCGGAGAAGGTTTTCCCGCTTTCATCGACCATGACGAAATCATAGGCATAGCGCTGCGGCCAAACATGCCAGGAATGGGAGGTTTTCTTATCCACGCCGCCGTTGGCTACATACCATCGCCCCCGAAACGGCAACATGAATTCCACCCTAGTTGTGCTGTTTTCTTTTGAAGGCAGGCAAAAACGATGGCGGAATAATATCAAGGGATAAGCAAGAAGCTGTTGTATGCTCTGGTAAAACACCGGCAGATTGCTGAATATCTCAATAAACCCAAGCAAAAAGAACAGCCAGAAAAGCTTAAGATAGGCATTGCCGGTGATGCTTCCCAGTAGCCCTATCAAGCCAAGCCATTTTAATTTAACCAGGTAACTTATAAACCTGTTCATATCTGCCCCCTCATCATTCTTCCGAAATTTCAAAGATGTCCTCGACCCTTGCATGAAAAACCTTCGCTATGTCAAGCGCCAGCTTTAAGGACGGATTGTACCTGCCGTTTTCCAAATGGACGATCGTTTCGCGCCTTACGCCGACCAAAACCGCCAATTCTTCCTGCGTCATACTGTGTTTTGTCCTGTATTCCTTGATCCTGGTCTTGATTATCATAAGCCGGCGCCGCTTTCCCTCAGTTCACACACAAGCAGAATGACGGTGAATACAAAAATGGACAGGGCCATCCCAAGCCCCATCCCGACCGGCAGCAGCGCGTCGTTGTTCAGCAGCGCTTTAAGCATAATCGTAACCGCCGATGACGCAAGCCCGGTAAAAAACGCAGGCGTCGCCGCTTTTTGAACATTGGCTTTGAACAATTCGTCAGGTATTACAAAGAAATACCGGATGTAGTAGAGGAAGCTTAAGAATCCCAGGTATGCCTTATTGTCCGTAATAAATCCCAAAATGCCCAATAATGCGAGAAGACTTAAATAGCCCAATTTGTTTTTCAACTGTATTCCTCCCGTTGTGTGATATATTTCTAACTTATTGTTATAAATATATCACACAACGGGAAGCAAGTCAATACACTCGGGCCATTGTTTATGTCCGTGGCTTGCCGTCAGACCGAACGAACCTATCCAGACGCTTTCAAAACGGGGGTAAAGACATAATTTTCCCCAATCTGCTTGATTATATAAAATAGCCATGTTATTATATAATACATTAGACAGACAGGCAGTCGGTCTGATATATGGAGGTGTAAAAATGAGGATTGTAAAGGATGCCGAGGAACGCAAAAACGAGATACTTGACGCGGCGGATGAGCTTTTCCGCCGGAAGGGCTTTGACGGCACGAGCACGAACGATATTCTCGAAAAAGTGGGAATTGCGCGGGGAGGGCTGTATCATCATTTCAAGTCCAAGGAAGATATTATGGATGCGCTTATTGAGCGGTATAAAGTCCGTCTTCTAGGCGCGGCGCAGGAAATTGCCGCAGACAGGAGCATACCCGTAAACGAGCGCATTGTCCGAGTTGTAATGGCAATGAACATAAGCGGCGAAAACGGCAGAGAAATCATGAAGCATATTCACAAGCCGCAGAACGCGCTAATGCATCAAAAAATGCAAAAGATCATACTCAAAGGCGTTACTCCTATACTGGCAGGAATAATCCGCGAAGGCATTGAACAGGGACAGTTCAGCACGCCGTTCCCGTATGAATGCATGGAAATGATTATCGCATATGCCAATATCGTTTTTGACTATATGGCTGAAATGACGGACGAAGAGCGCGCTTTACGCATAAAGGCGTTTATTTTCAATACGGAAAAGCTGCTCGGCGCCGAAAGCGGAAGTCTCATGTGCATTATGAAGATATTTGGAAACAGGCATGGAAACTGTCATGAATAATCCGGGGAAATCCTTCAAAAAATTTATGCTCCTGTGGACGGGAGAGCTTGTATCGGCTGTTGGAAGCGGGCTGACGTCG
This genomic interval from Bacillota bacterium contains the following:
- a CDS encoding TetR/AcrR family transcriptional regulator → MSNKDLKERIKEVAVEHFDKNGYHGTTMRNIAKDANCSLPVIYYYYKSKKELFDEIIKKEFFSLIKRQASLLKMNNVIDFYTKFVYDLNALSSYDKQVYRLGIKVYLSFDGDEELMGIMDEWEKTILPRHCQFLRPYLKNADNGIAVVRTLVHLLETMIENIVVKNRYLPEEEIREEIAIVLRGSV
- a CDS encoding carboxymuconolactone decarboxylase family protein, yielding MNNKNVSNSFQVFLKEAPEHSKAWMEAVQKLDTACSLDEKTEEIAYIAVLAAVELESGIPFHVKRAKELGASREDIKSAVLLGLPAGGNKVIKALSIALNAFDEV
- a CDS encoding TfoX/Sxy family protein, coding for MGRLSDLPNIGKVMEKRLVKAGINDAEALRQAGSKEAFIKLRLLEGDTCFNSLCALEGAIQGIRWHYLDCETKAELKRFFDLFQ
- a CDS encoding M23 family metallopeptidase, with protein sequence MKFRKNDEGADMNRFISYLVKLKWLGLIGLLGSITGNAYLKLFWLFFLLGFIEIFSNLPVFYQSIQQLLAYPLILFRHRFCLPSKENSTTRVEFMLPFRGRWYVANGGVDKKTSHSWHVWPQRYAYDFVMVDESGKTFSGNGKRLQDYYCYGKEILAPADGEVVSMADGHPESRVYGDSRIECRAKDIRGNFITLKHNEKEFSTIAHLMPNSITVTLGQKVVRGQVIAKCGNSGNTSEPHVHFQLNDGKCFFASVGLPVKFKNVYATENGETRLAEYIAKGQLVENGRPVQVP
- a CDS encoding helix-turn-helix transcriptional regulator → MIIKTRIKEYRTKHSMTQEELAVLVGVRRETIVHLENGRYNPSLKLALDIAKVFHARVEDIFEISEE
- a CDS encoding DUF3796 domain-containing protein, with the translated sequence MKNKLGYLSLLALLGILGFITDNKAYLGFLSFLYYIRYFFVIPDELFKANVQKAATPAFFTGLASSAVTIMLKALLNNDALLPVGMGLGMALSIFVFTVILLVCELRESGAGL
- a CDS encoding TetR/AcrR family transcriptional regulator — its product is MRIVKDAEERKNEILDAADELFRRKGFDGTSTNDILEKVGIARGGLYHHFKSKEDIMDALIERYKVRLLGAAQEIAADRSIPVNERIVRVVMAMNISGENGREIMKHIHKPQNALMHQKMQKIILKGVTPILAGIIREGIEQGQFSTPFPYECMEMIIAYANIVFDYMAEMTDEERALRIKAFIFNTEKLLGAESGSLMCIMKIFGNRHGNCHE